The Bifidobacterium crudilactis region TCAGGCCTGTGGTCCGCCCGTGCCGGGCTGTCCAGCTGATGGACCGGTCCAACGCGACCAGGGGCAGCGTCCTGGTGTGCTGGCTCGCGGCGACGGCCCAGCCCACGATCCTTCCGGCGTACGCGTCGGTGACGAACGCCACATACGCGAACGAGCCGGACGCGAGTCGTGACGATGGTGATGTCGGCCACGTGCAAGCGTCCAGGAGCCTCGGTGGTGAACTGCCTGTTCACCAGGTCCGGCCTGCCGCCCGTGCCTCTGGCGGGTCGCGTGGTGATCGGGTTCCGTCCCCGACGCACCCCCTGGATCGTGAGGGAGCGCATGACGTGCAGCACCTGGTCACGCCCGATCCCACGCCATCCCCGGCGGATCAGCCGACGATGGACTTTCCGATACCCGTACACCGCCATGAACCGGTGCGCGTGGATCACCATGATGTCACGGGCCGGCGTCTCGTGACGAGCACGCATCCTGCTGGCGGCACGGGCTTTGACCTGCCGGTATGCTCTGGCGGTGAGAAACCCGCCAGCCAGCGCAGCCCGCGGGACCGTGCGGATCGGCCCGACCCCGAACCGGTGGCGATGAGTGTCGATGTACTCGACCATCAACGTCGTGTCGGGTCGAGCCGTGAGGCGAAAAAAGCCGACGCGCTCGACAGGATCTCGTTCGCCCGACGCAGCTGCGCATTCTCCCGACGCAGCCGCCTGAGCTCGCCGGACTCCTCGGGACCCGCCGTGCCTGCCGTATCAGCCTTGGCCTGCCAGCGGCGCAATGATTCCGCCGCCACACCCAGATCCTTCGCCACGCCCTGCAACGCCTTCGTCTCCGACGCGTAATTCTCCCGGGACTCGGCCAACAGCCTGACGGCCCGGTCCCTGAACTCCTTGGCATATCTCGTACTCATAATTCCATCATTCCTTATCTGGGGGAAATCAGGAACAAAACCCAGTCCATATCAGGTTACTGTGAGAAAATCCTGTACACCAGATGCTGCTATTGATGCCCAGAAGGACTGTTTACCAAGATCGGCCGGGCTCAACGACTTGTTCAAGAATTTCATACTGTAGGATTTACCCGCAGCATTCAGTGATTTCATCGCTGTCTCCACGAATGTGCGTAATGCTGCACCATGTTTTTCGCTTCGTTTGCTGGTCAGGGTGAGGTCGGTTTGCTGCTGTACCAGTTCTCGATTCTCCTGTTGCAGGACGCTGATATTCCGGGAGACTAGTCGGCGGTAATCCACGTACAGGCCGTCCATATCGCTTTCCCCGGTCTTCATCAGCTCGAACTGGCGGATGCGCGTGTTCTTGTAAAGCATCATCGCAAAGATCTGATCGGCCTCGTATTTCACATCGACCCCGTCACCGGCGTTGAGGCGATCATGGAAGACGATGAATTCGTTGCAGACGTTCTTCAGCAAACGCATATCAGTCACATAGCGTCCTGCGACATCGGCAATCCACGGCGACACACGAGATTCGGACCTCTCCAAGAGTTTGAGAATCAGACTGCCGGCGGTCGTGTGCGAAATGAACGGCACGACCGGAATCACGATGTCGAAGAACTTGGTCCTATTCGCACGGATTGATTCGGCCTTTTCCGTCCCCTCTGCTTCTGGAATGTTCTTTGCTTCTGTACCCTCTTTCGCTCCAGACGGTTTGGCCTTGGGCAATGATGCTTCATCAAATACGCTGTCCTTGAGGGCATAGATGAAACGAATGGGTTTTCTCAGACGTTTCCTCGGACTATTCAGCAGTAAGTTCAGCGCCCTTAGCGTCTCGAAAATGTGGAAGTCATCGAACCGGTCCAGGTCCTCGAAAATCACTAGGGTGCGACGAGAACGCTCGAAGAAATAAACGATTTCATCAAGGTACTGGTCGAAGAAGGAAACAGACTCTTCATCAAGGGTCACAGTCGCGGGACCAGCGGATAATTGCCGCAGGTGAACCCTGCCACGTGACAGTTCGATGAGGACCAGTGCCGACACCACGCCCACCAAGAGCAAAACCATCATGTTCGCGACCGGATTCCAATCTATCTTGAAAGTTGACGATACCGCACTTCCTATTTTTCCAAACCAGCCGGTAATGAACATGATGCCAAGAAATACCACTCCGCAATATGCTGCAATAATCGCTTCACGCAATCGACTCGGTTTGCCAATACGTCTGAACCGGGACTGTGGCATGTCTTTCGGTTCAGCACTGTAGAGCAGTTGTTTCACGATTTCCTGTTGAATGAGGTTTGTCTTTGTGGTGGACTGCTTGGGAACTGAATCATCTATCTGGCTCTTATCCACGAGAGTGAGTGTTAGCAGCGATACTTGTACGACATCCCCCTCATGCTCATCTGCAAAACGGGATAATATGCTGCTCTTGCCCACCCCGTAGCCGCCGGACAAAGCGATGTTGTGGATGTTTGTGTTCTTCAAACAGTCATTCAGTGCCTCAACATACGGTGAGTGATGACTCTCCTGATACCTCGGAGTCAATGGGCGAAGTTCCCATTCCCCGATGAATTCATCGTCCTGCTCTATAGTGTCCACGTCGCCCCGCCGCTCTTCCATTTTCCCAACAGACATACAGCTTCAGCAATCATACGTGGCGGGACAGTACAACATCCTGCCCTCCAAATCCCTCCGAACCGTTCGCCGGGAGCACGCTCTCCAGCATCCACCCAGCGACTTTCAAACGGTCTCGCCTTGTCTTCATTGACGTGGTAAATAATGTGGTAAAAAGAGATAAGGAATCAATTCCCCCAGCAATAACAATGCCTTTCAAACATTAATTCCGACTCCGGCTAGCTCCACGGTTATGCAATGGTCACTCCAATCGGAGTGACCATTTGTCACTAAGCGATCTTTGTGGGGTTATACTGACGGTTTAGGTTCGTTGGTGCCTCGCTCGTGCTGTGACTCAAGCGTTTTGACAGACTCTTCCTGGGTTGATGCCCAGGTGTCCAGAATTGTCAGGCTGTCCGCACTGGCTGACCCTGGCGCTGCCGTATATGTCACTATGGAAATATCGGGATTACCTGGCAGCGCGAAATCATTGTACTCAAGATCAAGTCGTCCTATAAAGGGGTGATTAATCAGCTTTCGTCCACGTGAATGTCGCTGCACATTATGCTTGGCCCAACGTTTGGCAAAATCCTGGCTGCAAGCACTTAGCGAGCCGATGAGTTCGGTCAAAGCTCTGTCAGCCGGGTCATGCCCAGCTGCCGAGCGCAATGCGGCAACAATGAGATCGCGGGAGGCGTCGGTGTCTTCGTAGAATGATTCTGAACGCGGATCCAGAAACGCGTATCGAGCGAAATTCGGAACGTGGTTCGGACTGGATGCGATCAAATCGCTGTATAGCGCGCGCCCCATCCTGTTCGCGGCCAGCATATCAAGCCGCTCGTTCTGCACCACCGCCGGAACGCTCATCGAATCAAGAACCTGCTGGACTGAATCATTGATTGGGTTCGCTCGCTGGTGGTGTGGTGCACGAACCCGTCCGGTCGGTGTCACATTGCGCGCTAAATCCCGCAAATGGGCATACTCGTCATCGTTGAGTCGCAAAACCCCCGCAATTGCTTCCAACACGCTATCGGAAGCGCTTCCCAATTTCCCGCGCTCCAAGCGCGTGTAGTATTCGACACTGACCCCAGCCAGCATCGCGACCTCTTCACGGCGCAATCCCGGAACTCTGCGTCTGCCGCCGACATATGGCAGACCCGCCTGTTCGGGTGTGATCCTGGCACGCCTGTCCATAAGGAAGCTTCGAATTTCCTGTTCAATCTGCATCACTAAATTCTATGCCTTCATCTGGCGCATTGGGGGGTACCGTCAGTGACCGTTTGCACTCATCGCACACTCGCGTTCCCAATTATGCTTGGGCTTGTATCGGATACCGAATAGAAAATCGGGTCTCAAGCTTCGGTTGAATATGGGAAATGCGGCTGGGAATATCGGCATATACCAACAGACACAGATCCGGCTCAGTTCCGGAAGAAGGGAAAGACATCATGATTACGGATAAAGTCGTGGCTATCACCGGTGCATCAAGCGGCATCGGCGCCCAGACAGCATTGCTGCTCGCCCGCAAGGGTGCGAAAGTCATGCTTAGTGCGCGACGCGAAGACAGATTACAGGAACTTGTGGAATCAATCACGCGGAAGGGCGGACAGGCCGCGTACCAGATCGTCGATGTGACGAAACCCGAAGACAATCACCGACTGGTACAGACGACAATCGACGCTTTCGGCCGTCTTGACGTCATGTTCCTGAATGCAGGTCTGATGCCCACCGCACCATTGTCCGCGCTCAAAACGGACGAGTGGGATCGCACGATCGACGTCAACATCAAAGGTGTGCTCAACGGCATAGCAGCGGCTTTGCCGGTATTTACGGCACAGAAGTCGGGGCATTTCATCGCCACCAGCTCGGTCGCGGGGCTTAAAGCATATCCAGGGGGCGCCGTGTATGGTGCCACCAAGTGGGCCTTACGCGATCTCATGGAAGTGCTGCGCATGGAGTGCGCCCAGGAGAACAGCCACATCAGAACCGCGACAATATACCCAGCCGCAATCAGAACGGAGCTGCTCAATACGATCAGCGATGAACAATCTGCCGCGGCCATGAAACAGACTTACGACGCATACCAGATCGATGCGGATCGCGTCGCCAATGTCGTCGCATTCGCCATCGATCAGCCAGAGGACACCAACGTCAACGAATTCACGATAGGGCCCACCGACCAACCCTGGTGATGGGCCCTCAGCATAGCAGCAGTTTCCAGACCAAGAACACTTGACACGACGCCCAAGAACGTTCCTGTCTCTCCAGGCCTGACCCACATCAATCCATAGGACGAGCAGCACTGCTCCCATCCCCAATGTAAACATCAAAGGAAAGCACTTAACATGCCCATGAAAGTACTGATTCTCGGCGCGAATGGCGCCACCGCACGTCTGGTCACCGAACGATTACTGAACGAGACCGATAACGACCTGGTCCTGTTCCTGCGTCATGCCGACCGATTGAGCCAATACGCTCATCAGGAACGCATAACTCTCGTCGAAGGCGACGCCCAGAACATCTCGACGTTGAAGACCGCCATGAAAGATGTCGATATCGTGTATTCAAATCTCGGCGGGACCGATCTGGCAGATTCGACCCGGGCCGTGCTCACGGCGATGAAGGCGACCAGTCGGACCAGGCTCCTATTCTACAGCGCTCTTGGCGCACTGCATGAGGTGCCCGGAGCCTTCGGAGAATGGAACGAGCAAGCGATCAAGGACTATCTACCTGGATTCCGCGAATCAGACTCACTCATCAGTCACACCCCGGAGATCACCACCACGCAGTTCCGCCCGGCGTGGCTCACTGACAACGATGAGGTCAACTATGAGACCACCGCTCGTAATGAACCCTTTAAAGGCACTGAGGTCTCACGTAAAAGCGTTGCAGATTTCGTTGTCAGACTGATCAAGAATCCAACACTCTACGCTAATGACAGCATCGGCCTTGACAAGCCGGGAACCGATGGTGACAAACCTGCGTGGTTATAGACCCTATCGCAAGACGAATGACAAGAAGCAAGGAAAGGGAGCTTGAATTGTGGCACGGCACATCACGATAACCGTCAACGGCACGGAATATACCGCCGATCTCGTTGAGACGAAGGCCACGGAGGATCTGCTCGCCATGCTACCGATGACTCTGACCTTGCGTAGGTTCGGGCTCAATGAGCAGATCGCCGAATTGCCGGGGAAACTTGATACCAGTGATTCCCCAGCTGGGACCGCCGCTGAAGTTGGCGATATCGACTTGTATGCCCCTTGGGGAAATTTCGCCATGTTCTATCGTGCCATTCCCTATAGCGAAGGCCTGGTGAAACTCGGACACATCAGGGGTGATTCGAGCGCTTGGAAGCGCTACGGCGAAGGCACACACGCGACCTTCGCAGCTCGGTGACCATACTCCGGATAAGAGAATCAGCGTGACCACCTTTTTGTGAATCTATTCAAGAAAGACGAACATCTCATGACAGACAGACCGATTCGACTGAAATTCAACGGACGCACGGTTCCTGCCGTCCTCTATGACAATCCAGCGGCCAATTCCCTGTACACGCAACTTCCTGCGACCTTGCTCTTCAGTGATTACGGACGCCAGGAGGTCAACGCCAGGATTCCGCGCAAACTCACCATGAAGGGCATGCCGGAAGGTTGCGATCCCGAAATCGGAGATATCGGATACAACGTGGCCGGTGTCGTCGTTCTGCATTATTCGAAGATTGGGTATTTCAAGGGAACAGCGGTATTGGGTCATATAGATGCCGATGTATCCATATTCCAAGGATGGGACAAGCCTGTTGAAGTCAGCATAGACCCGGTCGCGTGAATACGGCACACATGTCACCATACGCAAAGAGTGAGTTGCGTGAACCGGATCCGCAGCGGGGCGAACATAGCAGGTCTTGCGCTCAGCGACAGGGAAAGTCCTTTCGTGGATACATTGCCGCGTCGCTTTCTCTTATTGCGGTTTTTGCCGCCTCAGGCGCTCCTTATCCACTGTATGAGCGGTACAGGATTGAGGAGGGGCTGTCGACCGGCGATTTATCATGGGCCACCGTCAGCTATCTCTTCGCCGTGTTGGCGACATTGCTGGTTTTCGGACAGATATCAGACTATCTGGGACGTAAACCGGTTACGCTGGCGGCACTGGTACTCGCTGCATTGGGATCAGCGGTCTTGCTGCACCTGAATGGCATGATGGTACTTATCCTGGGAAGAGTACTCCAAGGAGCGGCATGTGGACTAGCTGCATCCGCGACACAGGCCTATGTCTTGGACACCGCTCCTCGACACCCGACGTGGCTGGGAGCCGCCACCGCGACTAATGTTTCTCAGATTGGCATCGTGCTGGGCACTCTGGGAGGCGGGTTCCTGGCCTGGTCGTCTCCGTCTCCTGAGCAGGCCCCGATGCTGGCCTCTATTATGCTGACGGTCTTGGCATTGCTGTTAGTGATTGCAGCGGATCATGACCCAGTCGGCAGACGGTCCGGCGCTATGACCTCGCTGCGACCGGTTGTGGCCATACCTCAAGCCGCACGGCCGCTGATTGTGGCTTCAGCAGGTGTATTCATTTCCACATGGGCCTTGACCGGTTTTTACCAATCATTCGCACCGACGATATCAGCTACTTATCTGGGTACCAGGAACCCTGTCATGGCTGCCTTGGTTATAGCATCGGTTGTAGGGCCACAACCGTTCGGCGCTGCGGTCAGCGGTCGTATACCCGTCCGCAAGGCACAGGTATACGGAAGCGTCACCTTCGCGTTCGCCGTATCGGCTATTGCATTTGGTCTGTATCGGCATTCCGCGCCGCTTGTCATTGGCAGCGGACTGATAGCAGGGCTCTCCCAAGGGGTCGGATATACCGCTTCAGTACGCATGCTGCTCGATAAGGTTACGGGCGACCAGCATGCTGGACTGATGTCGGCAATTTCCATGATTTCATATATCGGATCGGCGGTCCCCAGTTTTATCGCCGGTCAGCTCAGTCTTGTGATGTCCTTGCAAACCATAGCAACCGGGTATGTTGGCCTGGCTGCCGCAGGAGCACTACTGATCATAGGCATACGTCATCGAACTACGTAGTCCTGCGGTCAGATGACGTGAGTCCGGCAATGGTTCTTCGGCAATCAGCATCGATTGCCGTAATACTGCGTGCCGGGATTGATTACCTGTGAGCATATGCTGTGAGCGACACAGGTCGTCGGGAGCCCACGCGAAATCGTTCAGTCTCCACTCCGGTATCTCGCCTCAGTTGTACGGAATATGGCTGCACGACATGGTCCCCTGGTTCGGGTGTGCACGTCCCGAGCCGAGTGAAGCACACCCCAAGCTGCAGGGAAAGGGTGCGCTCCCCTTCCCTGCCTGGTTCACTCACCACGCATATGATTGCGGTGCTTGGCCCGGTCCGGGCCAGATCGAGTCGAGTTTGGCGAGCGAGTCCGCATCAAGAGTGATCTCCATAGCCTGTACCGAGCTTTCGATCTGTTCCACGGTACGGGCTCCAGCGATGACGGTGGAGACTACCGGCTGTGCGAGCAACCAGGCATACGCCACTGCCGCAGGCGTGTGCCCTAGCTGGCTGCACAGTTCTTCGAAGGAAGAGATTTGGGCAGCATGACGCTCACGATCACCTAGAGTTCTCTGCGTATTACGTCTCAGGCCTTTTGAGCCTGCCGCCGGCCCAGCCAACAATCCCGACATCAGTGGGCTCCAGGGGATCAGCCCCATACCGAAATGCTGCAGCGCGGGGATCAACTCCTGCTCGATTGCACGATTCGCGAGATTGTAGAGACTTTGTTCCGACACCAAACCCAGCAGATTGCGCTTGTCGGCTGCCGCCTGCGCCACCGCCACATCCCACCCCGCGAAGTTGCTTGAACCGACATACGTAATCTTGCCTTCTGCGATCAATTGGGTCATCGCCTGCCAGATCTCCTCAAACGGAGTAGAGCGGTCGATATGATGCATCTGATATACATCGATATGGTCGGTCTGCAAGCGCTTCAGACTTGCCTCGCAGGCACGCTTGATGTGATACGCCGATAGATGGCGGTCGTTGGGGCCATAGCCCATAGGCTGGTAGACCTTGGTCGCCAGCACAATGTCATCACGGTGTCCGGACTTCTTGAGCCACCGTCCCACGATTTCCTCGGATATTCCGTACCCCTTCTCCATATCCGGGCGCTGTGGTCCGCCATACACGTCAGCGGAATCAAAGAAGTTGACTCCTAATTCCACAGCTCTATCCATGACTCTGTCAGCTTCATCTTCAGCCGTTGCGTCACCGAAATTCATTGTGCCTAGTCCGATACCGCTCACCAGCAGTCCCGAACGCCCCAAATGACGATATTGCATATTATGAGATCCTTTCGTATCCACCACTCGCCTCGACATCACACCACGACGGGTGAAAACAGCTTCCCTGTGCTCAAATAACGGGAAAGAACCAAAACAGCACTACCCCGTTCCCTGTGACACTAATTTCATAATATGCAGGCGGAACAAAGCCAAACAGGCACTGACAGGGACCGTTTCTCAGCCATATGGAATCAATCAATGCCCTAATCTGGTGAGGCGGCATTGTCGCGTAAAGCAGCTCTGGATGCCCCGGATCAGCCAGCAGCAAGACATCATCCGTCAAGCGCTGCGAACCGCAGCGCACACGAATCAGTCGAATCCGTCACTTGAACCTGAACACATGCGAGGAAGAACATGAGAATGTCACACCTGAAAGCACGCGCATTTGCCGGGGTCGTGATATCCGCGGTTCTGTGTCTCACTGGGTGCACGTCAACTAGGGACGCGGAACCGTCAGGAGCTTCTCAATCTCATCCTGGTTCCTCGACTCTGCCGACGGGACCCTCTTCACCTGTCTCTGTTCCTACGAATAGTTCAACAGAGGATCCCGGTGTGGATGTTGCCGGAACCGTCGTCCGGTTCGCTGCCCGCGACGTGTCTGTCAACGTGACCATAGTGGACGATAACGCCACAACCCGTGATTTTCTTTCGATGCTACCGATGACACTGTCCTTCGAGGATTACAACGGCATGGAGAAAATCACCTACCCGCCGCGTGGCTTTACCACGACAGGGAACACAGGCATGAAGCCCGAGGTGGGCGACCTGTTCTCGTTCATCCCGTGGAGCAATCTCGGTTTCTTCTATGAAACGGGATCGCTGGGATTTAGCGACAAGCTCGTTCGCATCGGAAAGACCGACGATATCGAAGGAATCATGAAGCTCGATGGACAGCAGGTCACGATATCAGCCGTCGGCAAGTGAGCACGTCACCAGGACTCAATGCAAACACAACCCCCATTACATGGGGTATCGGATATCTCAAGCATGGCACACCACCATGTTGGCTATAGAAAGCAGAACAATGCAGCACTCGCTCAAATCCAAGAAGACGGCAGGGGTGGCGTTCTCGACGCTACTCATGTTGCTGACGATCTTCGGCCCTGTCTCCATGGACCTATATCTGCCAGTGCTCCCCGCCCTGACCGAGGACATGCATACAACCACATCGTCGGCCCAGTTCACACTCACCGCATGCCTGATCGGACTAGCGCTGGGGCAGATAATCACCGGACCGCTCTCCGATCGCTACGGCCGACGCATGCCGGTCCTCATCGGCGTCGTCGCCTATAGCGCAGCTTCGCTGCTATGCGCTTTCAGCCCGAACATCATAACCCTGGTGATCGCGCGGCTCGTGCAAGGCCTTGCGGGCGCGGCCGGCATCGTCATCGCACAGGCCGCGGGACGCGATGTCTATGAGGGTGGGGCGCTGATCCGTTACTATGGTCGGCTCACCGTATTGGGAGGCCTAGCCGCTGTGGTGGGTCCGGTTATCGGAGGGCAGCTCGCACGAATCACCGACTGGCACGGCATCTTCATCTTCCTGTCGATCGTAGGTGTAGTCATGCTGGCCGCCACGCTACTCATCTTCGGGGAAACCCTGCCAGCAGGACGCCGCACTGACGGGGGTATGGCGCAGATCAGCAAGGATTTCCGCACGCTGTTGTCGAATAGGCTGTTCACCGGCTCAGTGCTAATCGCAGGACTTACATACGCCGCACTGTTTGCCTATCTTTCTGGGGCCACATACATTCTGCAAGAGACCTTTGGGCTTTCTCCACAGGCATATTCCA contains the following coding sequences:
- a CDS encoding NAD(P)H-binding protein, which gives rise to MPMKVLILGANGATARLVTERLLNETDNDLVLFLRHADRLSQYAHQERITLVEGDAQNISTLKTAMKDVDIVYSNLGGTDLADSTRAVLTAMKATSRTRLLFYSALGALHEVPGAFGEWNEQAIKDYLPGFRESDSLISHTPEITTTQFRPAWLTDNDEVNYETTARNEPFKGTEVSRKSVADFVVRLIKNPTLYANDSIGLDKPGTDGDKPAWL
- a CDS encoding MmyB family transcriptional regulator; the encoded protein is MQIEQEIRSFLMDRRARITPEQAGLPYVGGRRRVPGLRREEVAMLAGVSVEYYTRLERGKLGSASDSVLEAIAGVLRLNDDEYAHLRDLARNVTPTGRVRAPHHQRANPINDSVQQVLDSMSVPAVVQNERLDMLAANRMGRALYSDLIASSPNHVPNFARYAFLDPRSESFYEDTDASRDLIVAALRSAAGHDPADRALTELIGSLSACSQDFAKRWAKHNVQRHSRGRKLINHPFIGRLDLEYNDFALPGNPDISIVTYTAAPGSASADSLTILDTWASTQEESVKTLESQHERGTNEPKPSV
- a CDS encoding SDR family oxidoreductase yields the protein MITDKVVAITGASSGIGAQTALLLARKGAKVMLSARREDRLQELVESITRKGGQAAYQIVDVTKPEDNHRLVQTTIDAFGRLDVMFLNAGLMPTAPLSALKTDEWDRTIDVNIKGVLNGIAAALPVFTAQKSGHFIATSSVAGLKAYPGGAVYGATKWALRDLMEVLRMECAQENSHIRTATIYPAAIRTELLNTISDEQSAAAMKQTYDAYQIDADRVANVVAFAIDQPEDTNVNEFTIGPTDQPW
- a CDS encoding YobI family P-loop NTPase, with translation MSVGKMEERRGDVDTIEQDDEFIGEWELRPLTPRYQESHHSPYVEALNDCLKNTNIHNIALSGGYGVGKSSILSRFADEHEGDVVQVSLLTLTLVDKSQIDDSVPKQSTTKTNLIQQEIVKQLLYSAEPKDMPQSRFRRIGKPSRLREAIIAAYCGVVFLGIMFITGWFGKIGSAVSSTFKIDWNPVANMMVLLLVGVVSALVLIELSRGRVHLRQLSAGPATVTLDEESVSFFDQYLDEIVYFFERSRRTLVIFEDLDRFDDFHIFETLRALNLLLNSPRKRLRKPIRFIYALKDSVFDEASLPKAKPSGAKEGTEAKNIPEAEGTEKAESIRANRTKFFDIVIPVVPFISHTTAGSLILKLLERSESRVSPWIADVAGRYVTDMRLLKNVCNEFIVFHDRLNAGDGVDVKYEADQIFAMMLYKNTRIRQFELMKTGESDMDGLYVDYRRLVSRNISVLQQENRELVQQQTDLTLTSKRSEKHGAALRTFVETAMKSLNAAGKSYSMKFLNKSLSPADLGKQSFWASIAASGVQDFLTVT
- a CDS encoding cyclophilin-like fold protein, with amino-acid sequence MTDRPIRLKFNGRTVPAVLYDNPAANSLYTQLPATLLFSDYGRQEVNARIPRKLTMKGMPEGCDPEIGDIGYNVAGVVVLHYSKIGYFKGTAVLGHIDADVSIFQGWDKPVEVSIDPVA
- a CDS encoding cyclophilin-like fold protein, with product MARHITITVNGTEYTADLVETKATEDLLAMLPMTLTLRRFGLNEQIAELPGKLDTSDSPAGTAAEVGDIDLYAPWGNFAMFYRAIPYSEGLVKLGHIRGDSSAWKRYGEGTHATFAAR
- a CDS encoding multidrug effflux MFS transporter, which translates into the protein MQHSLKSKKTAGVAFSTLLMLLTIFGPVSMDLYLPVLPALTEDMHTTTSSAQFTLTACLIGLALGQIITGPLSDRYGRRMPVLIGVVAYSAASLLCAFSPNIITLVIARLVQGLAGAAGIVIAQAAGRDVYEGGALIRYYGRLTVLGGLAAVVGPVIGGQLARITDWHGIFIFLSIVGVVMLAATLLIFGETLPAGRRTDGGMAQISKDFRTLLSNRLFTGSVLIAGLTYAALFAYLSGATYILQETFGLSPQAYSIAFGTNSAGFMVFGYLGGVAAEHWSEQGSLTVGIAMTAIGSLGLLFTGLFSLPLPVVIASLFTLASGVAFAAPATTSLSMADYPDLAGTASSILGCARFGFGGFAAPLVGLGGSQAVLPLGIVTVGATALAFLAQIMLVQRAGREWSL
- a CDS encoding aldo/keto reductase; amino-acid sequence: MQYRHLGRSGLLVSGIGLGTMNFGDATAEDEADRVMDRAVELGVNFFDSADVYGGPQRPDMEKGYGISEEIVGRWLKKSGHRDDIVLATKVYQPMGYGPNDRHLSAYHIKRACEASLKRLQTDHIDVYQMHHIDRSTPFEEIWQAMTQLIAEGKITYVGSSNFAGWDVAVAQAAADKRNLLGLVSEQSLYNLANRAIEQELIPALQHFGMGLIPWSPLMSGLLAGPAAGSKGLRRNTQRTLGDRERHAAQISSFEELCSQLGHTPAAVAYAWLLAQPVVSTVIAGARTVEQIESSVQAMEITLDADSLAKLDSIWPGPGQAPQSYAW
- a CDS encoding MFS transporter, which produces MNTAHMSPYAKSELREPDPQRGEHSRSCAQRQGKSFRGYIAASLSLIAVFAASGAPYPLYERYRIEEGLSTGDLSWATVSYLFAVLATLLVFGQISDYLGRKPVTLAALVLAALGSAVLLHLNGMMVLILGRVLQGAACGLAASATQAYVLDTAPRHPTWLGAATATNVSQIGIVLGTLGGGFLAWSSPSPEQAPMLASIMLTVLALLLVIAADHDPVGRRSGAMTSLRPVVAIPQAARPLIVASAGVFISTWALTGFYQSFAPTISATYLGTRNPVMAALVIASVVGPQPFGAAVSGRIPVRKAQVYGSVTFAFAVSAIAFGLYRHSAPLVIGSGLIAGLSQGVGYTASVRMLLDKVTGDQHAGLMSAISMISYIGSAVPSFIAGQLSLVMSLQTIATGYVGLAAAGALLIIGIRHRTT
- a CDS encoding cyclophilin-like fold protein produces the protein MDVAGTVVRFAARDVSVNVTIVDDNATTRDFLSMLPMTLSFEDYNGMEKITYPPRGFTTTGNTGMKPEVGDLFSFIPWSNLGFFYETGSLGFSDKLVRIGKTDDIEGIMKLDGQQVTISAVGK